One Camelus dromedarius isolate mCamDro1 chromosome 6, mCamDro1.pat, whole genome shotgun sequence genomic region harbors:
- the LTV1 gene encoding protein LTV1 homolog, which translates to MPHRKKKPFIEKKKAVSFHLVHRSQRDPLAADETAPQRVLLPTQKIRDEERRAEQRKYGVFFDDDYDYLQHLKEPSGPSELVPTSTFSAPSRRDEEEETLVISTTGIKLPSSVFASEFEEDVGLLNKAAPVSGPRLDFDPDIVAALDDDFDFDNPDNLLEDDFILQASKPTEEEEGMEIQKSEAEDDSEWEDVDDDKEGGSDDDNHDPAGSSEEDMSAHGKPLGAAASHLFWEEETKSRFTEYSMTSSVMRRNEQLTLHDERFEKFYEQYDDDEIGALDNAELEGSIQVDSSRLEEVLNDYYKEKAENCVKLNTLEPFEEQDLPMNELNGSEEEEIVTVVLEEAKEKWDCESICSTYSNLYNHPQLIKYQPKPKQIQLSSKTGIPLNVLPKKGLTAKQVERMQMINNSDLPKVSTQPRSKNESKEDKRARKQAIREERKERRVEKKANKLAFKLETRRQEKELLNLKKNVVGLKL; encoded by the exons ATG CCTCACAGGAAGAAAAAGCCCTTTATAGAGAAGAAGAAAGCTGTATCTTTTCACCTGGTCCACCGGAGCCAACGAGATCCTTTAGCAGCAGATGAGACCGCACCCCAGAGGGTTCTGTTGCCTACACAGAAG ATAAGAGATGAAGAAAGGCGAGCAGAACAGAGGAAGTACGGAGTGTTCTTTGATGATGACTATGACTACCTGCAGCACCTGAAGGAACCGTCTGGGCCCTCGGAGCTCGTTCCCACAAGCACCTTCAGTGCACCAAGCAGGAGAGACGAGGAAGAAGAAACTTTAGTAATTTCA ACCACTGGGATTAAGTTACCTTCATCAGTATTTGCGTCAGAGTTTGAAGAAGATGTTGGATTGCTGAATAAAGCAGCTCCTGTTTCAG GACCTCGGCTGGATTTTGATCCTGACATTGTCGCAGCTCTTGAcgatgattttgattttgataatcCAGATAATCTGCTTGAagatgattttattcttcaggcCAGTAAGccaacagaagaggaagagggaatggAGATACA GAAATCTGAGGCCGAAGATGACAGTGAGTGGGAAGATGTGGATGATGACAAGGAAGGAGGTAGTGATGACGATAACCATGACCCTGCAGGCTCATCGGAGGAGGATATGTCTGCCCATGGAAAGCCTCTTGGGGCTGCGGCAAGTCACTTGTTCTGGGAAGAGGAAACGAAAAGTCGCTTTACTGAGTATTCTATGACATCCTCGGTCATGAGGAGAAATGAGCAGTTGACCCTACATGATGAGAGATTTGAGAAG TTTTATGAGcaatatgatgatgatgaaattGGAGCTCTGGATAATGCTGAATTGGAAGGTTCCATTCAAGTGGACAGCAGTCGTTTAGAGGAAGTTTTGAACGACTACTataaagagaaggcagagaa TTGTGTAAAACTGAATACTCTTGAACCCTTCGAGGAGCAGGACTTGCCAATGAATGAACTCAATGGGTCTGAGGAGGAAGAGATTGTTACTGTAGTTCTTGAAGAAGCCAAAGAGAAGTGGGATTGTGAATCTATTTGTA gtACATACTCAAATTTATATAACCATCCACAACTTATCAAGTATCAACCAAAG CCCAAAcaaatccagctgtcttctaaaACAGGAATACCTCTCAATGTCTTACCTAAAAAAGGACTCACAGCAAAGCAAGTTGAACGAATGCAGATGATTAATAACAGTGATCTTCCTAAGGTGTCAACCCAACCACGttctaaaaatgaaagcaaagaagATAAAAGAGCAAGAAAGCAAGCTATAAGAGAAGAGCGCAAG GAACGGAGAGTTGAGAAGAAAGCTAACAAATTAGCCTTCAAACTGGAGAcaagaaggcaggagaaagagcTGCTGAACTTGAAGAAGAACGTTGTGGGTCTAAAGCTGTGA